The Mycolicibacterium flavescens genomic interval CCAGAGTTCGGGCGCGGGCACCGCCTCGTCGCCGACCAGTGCGAGATCGTCGTCGATGGCCTCCAACGCCGACGAGACCAGTTCGGAATCAAGCGGATTGGCTCCGCGTATCGAAGCCGGTCCGACCTCGACGACGGTGCGGCTCATGGCGGTTCCGCCCAGCCGACCTGGATCAGGCGTTCACCTTCGCCGCGCGTGATCAGCGTGGCGCGCCCCGGCGGCAGCGACGAGGGCCGGACCGAGCCCATCAGCACACCGTCGTCCGCGCTTGCGCTCATCATGACGCCCAGGCACCCGATCTCCCGCATCCTGGCGAGAAGTGGGTCGAACATCGCCCGCGCGGCACCTCCCGATCGGCGAGCGACGATGACATGCAGGCCGAGGTCGGCGGCGTGCGGCAGGAAGTCGGCAAGCGGGGTCAGCGGATTGCCCGTCGATCCGGCCACCAGGTCGTAATCGTCGACGACGAGGAAGATTTCGGGCCCGGACCACCACGATCGGTCGCGCAACTGCTGTTGTGTCACGTCTTCACCGGGCATGCGCGCTTCGAGCATCCCTAGGAGCTTGGGAATCCTCGCCGCCAGAGCCACCGGTGATGCGGCGTACCCGGCGAGGTGCTCGGTTTCCACGACGCCGAGCAGAGAGCGCCGGAAATCTACGATCTCGAGGCGCACCTGGTCGACGCGGTGAGTCCGGACGATCTCCTGACACACCACGCGCAGCAGAGAGGTCTTGCCACAGCCGCCTTCCCCGAGGACCAGCATGTTCATCTGCTCGGCGAAATCGAGAGTCACAGGGGCTAACTCGTGCTCGTCGAGGCCGAGCACCATCGTCTCGGCCGGTTGCACGCCGCGCGCGACCAGTTCGGGATGTCGCACGAGCACCGGAAGCAGCTGGATGCGCGGGGCGAGGCAGCCGCGCCACCGCTGTCGGTGCCGCCCGACGGTTGCGGCCAACGCCTCGCCGAGCCCCTCGGTGCTGGGCACACCGTCAAAGCGCGGCAGCGCGATCATCATCTCGCACCCGTCGGCGGTGATACCCCGCCCCGGAGGGCAGTTGGTCAGCGCCCGGGCGCGGCGGCGGTCCATCTCCGACTCGGCCGGATCGCCGAGTCGCAGTTCAATGCGCGTCGCGATCTGATCCTTCAACGCGGGCCGCAGTTCGGGCCACCGCGAGGCGGTGATCACCACGTGCACGCCGAATGCGAGTCCCTGCCCGGCTATCGCGGTGATCGGCGTCTCCAACTGTTCGAGCTCGCGACGCAGGTGAGCCCAACCGTCGACGACGAGGAAGACGTCACCGTGAGGGTCGCCGGCCGAAGCGGGATCCTGCGCGGCGCGACGGGTGCGATACTCGGCCATCGACCCGATTCCCATTGTCCGGAAGAGCTTTTCCCTCGACCGGATCAGTGATTCGATGACGGCGACCGTGCGACGGCACAGGTCCGTATCGGCTCGACCGGACACCGCACCGACGTGCGGCAGATCCGCGAGGCGCATGAGCGCCCCACCCCCGAAATCGATTATGTACAGCGAGATGTCTTCGGGGCTGTGTGCCTCCGCGAGGGCCAGCATCAGCGTTTGCAGGGCCGTCGACTTGCCCGACTGAGGAGCGCCGACGATGGCGACGTTCCCCGCGGCCATCTGCGCGACGAGCAGATCGCGGCGTTGGTCGAACGGAATGTCCACCAGACCCATCGGGACACTGAGCGGATCCTTCGCCGCTGTCGACATGATCAGGTCGAGCGTCGGAGGCGCGGCGAGCGGCTCCAGCCACACCCGGTGCGCGGCGGTCCCTCGGTCCGCGACTCGATCCAACACCGCGTCGAGGAGGGCCGGTGCATGTTCGGCGTGCTCGTCATGGTCCGTCGGCGGTGTGGCGGTGAAGATCATCGGCACCGCAATGTCGCCCCCGTCCTCGGCGTTGGGTCGAGGACAGGGTCCGGAGACGAACGCCGTCTGGAACCGGATCAGGTCCCCGGCGGCCGTCTTCAGCAGGGCCGCGCCGGGCCTGCCGGGCAGCGTGTGCGCATCGGGCACACCCAGTACGGCTCGGGACTCGCCGGCGGAGAACGTCTTGAGGCAGATCCGATACGACAGGTGGGTGTCCAGACCGCGGAGC includes:
- the eccCa1_3 gene encoding type VII secretion protein EccCb gives rise to the protein MDSSAKTLGVVVKLPPALPKAPSTNPVARLLPLAMLVAAVGMMAVYFTSGASANRTPMFAFFPVMMVMSVLGTTLYGARGGADRSAEIDRNRRSYLRYLDGLDDEVVAAAVEQRRQQYSRHPTPESLWASVGNRRTVRADRDDDDFCCVRVGVGAQTLCTPLVEPDLGALDDRDPVTVSAVRTLIRRRSVVPRSPVTVALRQHGVIAVCGDDDSARGLVRAMVCQLATHHDPRQVAITAVTDHETCQDWEWLKWLPHHEHSSRTRGGPTGRHLVVVAEGSRTGEVVTETSGVTVLAIGADPVESVACLRVDGEHLTVRIGDRRETVCEPDSLTLTQATMCARQLAAHGSDAAPAGGTHRMSAVRGWLDLMGIDQPNRLTPEKVWSQTRQVRPVPIGVADDGTPVLIDINEAARNGIGPHGLCVGATGSGKSELLRTLVLGMITTHPPEVLNFILVDFKGGATFLGVERSRHVAAVITNLAGEAHLVARMSDALAGEIHRRQELLRAAGNFVNIADYARARSNDARLPPLPALFIVVDEFSELLAQHPDFAELFVAIGRLGRSLGIHLLLASQRLDEGRLRGLDTHLSYRICLKTFSAGESRAVLGVPDAHTLPGRPGAALLKTAAGDLIRFQTAFVSGPCPRPNAEDGGDIAVPMIFTATPPTDHDEHAEHAPALLDAVLDRVADRGTAAHRVWLEPLAAPPTLDLIMSTAAKDPLSVPMGLVDIPFDQRRDLLVAQMAAGNVAIVGAPQSGKSTALQTLMLALAEAHSPEDISLYIIDFGGGALMRLADLPHVGAVSGRADTDLCRRTVAVIESLIRSREKLFRTMGIGSMAEYRTRRAAQDPASAGDPHGDVFLVVDGWAHLRRELEQLETPITAIAGQGLAFGVHVVITASRWPELRPALKDQIATRIELRLGDPAESEMDRRRARALTNCPPGRGITADGCEMMIALPRFDGVPSTEGLGEALAATVGRHRQRWRGCLAPRIQLLPVLVRHPELVARGVQPAETMVLGLDEHELAPVTLDFAEQMNMLVLGEGGCGKTSLLRVVCQEIVRTHRVDQVRLEIVDFRRSLLGVVETEHLAGYAASPVALAARIPKLLGMLEARMPGEDVTQQQLRDRSWWSGPEIFLVVDDYDLVAGSTGNPLTPLADFLPHAADLGLHVIVARRSGGAARAMFDPLLARMREIGCLGVMMSASADDGVLMGSVRPSSLPPGRATLITRGEGERLIQVGWAEPP